The following coding sequences are from one Parabacteroides pacaensis window:
- a CDS encoding outer membrane beta-barrel protein produces MKTIKNISIKLVAILLVFLAIPKQGDAQIVDNMYFNVDWQINVPISNSFANKASGWGANFEAGYYLTPNITLGAFISYLTNHKYVGRETLPISTSSMITGDQQHSIFQLPFGASMRYSFAPYYSMFEPYASIKLGANYSEMSSFMNIFKVYDDTWGFYLSPELGLNIFPSPEKRLGFHIAAYYSYATNKGEVLVYKKDGLSNFGVRIGVIF; encoded by the coding sequence ATGAAAACTATTAAAAATATATCCATCAAGTTAGTTGCTATCCTGCTGGTATTTCTCGCCATTCCGAAACAAGGCGACGCGCAGATAGTGGACAATATGTATTTTAACGTCGACTGGCAAATCAATGTTCCTATCAGTAACAGTTTTGCCAACAAAGCTAGTGGCTGGGGTGCAAACTTCGAAGCCGGTTATTACTTAACTCCCAACATCACATTAGGAGCATTTATCAGCTACCTGACCAATCACAAATATGTGGGACGTGAAACGTTACCGATCAGCACATCTTCTATGATTACAGGCGATCAGCAACATTCTATTTTCCAATTGCCTTTCGGTGCATCTATGCGTTATAGCTTTGCTCCTTATTACAGCATGTTCGAGCCCTACGCCTCTATCAAGTTGGGTGCTAATTATAGTGAAATGTCTTCCTTCATGAATATCTTCAAAGTATATGATGATACATGGGGATTTTACTTATCACCGGAATTAGGTTTGAATATCTTCCCTTCTCCTGAAAAAAGATTAGGTTTCCATATTGCTGCTTATTATAGCTATGCAACTAATAAAGGAGAAGTATTGGTATACAAAAAAGACGGTTTAAGCAACTTTGGCGTACGTATTGGTGTTATCTTTTAA
- a CDS encoding glycoside hydrolase family 76 protein, whose amino-acid sequence MNAPYVITFELNGETLNGYYSKVIKEKGTLICTARLKSDNGTIFNIKDIFSPEIENHFRLDRKVCIEQVGKGDDYFNSYFGLTSQHKTNINDFEFFVPGIWYKNNQCLKSGFLAGDYSDNYFYFREDRLPLPFVSARKKASGLAIDMIHLNANPETFYGENGLDRIVDERMQFGSLGFTELDTHSILFVFPGIEGEKTYIGRIRGEEKKGFAYRSHPVKAGLKQDYSLSFGFNQTKNFPDLVEVIWKQAWNRYNPAVHKINIQDAYKASIEVLDTYLLNLNGAPGWPFSIYLPNGIARAYNYQMGFIGFQISNAYFLLKKGLESNNKEFVRKASEVIDFWVNNSQKKSGLVKTWADAYVDRKVTWRDYDTYMRVTAGGMEGIIGAWNSMKKRGIDKPDWLNYCKRYADWLVRNQEEDGSFYIRYDWKTEKPNHDSKYTTTNIIRFLVELYSVTRDKRYLDAALKAGNFSYNFIHHDYLYVGGVIDNPNVKDRESGQMAIYAFLALYDATGDKKWKEATLQAARYTETFMFSYPVPMAINDTLTDFPKHRDIIGQTLIATGHSAIDNGLAFSSFQYYRLYLLTQDKHFLHVARLIQNNTLDIMDLDSKMGYRYRGLLTECFNPQANRGHSVRQQLPWNQASILEPMHRFLDAFGEWDIDIIEQWPFEKRLKMIDKYAETQGLERE is encoded by the coding sequence TTGAATGCTCCTTATGTTATAACATTTGAACTAAATGGAGAAACTTTAAACGGATATTATTCCAAAGTAATAAAGGAAAAGGGAACCTTAATATGTACAGCCCGGTTAAAATCTGACAATGGAACTATTTTTAATATAAAAGATATCTTTAGCCCCGAGATAGAGAACCATTTCCGGCTAGACAGAAAAGTCTGCATTGAACAGGTAGGAAAAGGAGATGATTATTTCAATTCTTATTTTGGCTTGACTTCACAACATAAAACAAATATCAATGACTTTGAATTTTTCGTTCCCGGAATATGGTATAAAAACAACCAATGCCTGAAATCCGGATTTTTAGCCGGCGATTACTCTGATAATTATTTTTATTTTCGTGAAGACCGTTTACCCTTACCATTTGTATCTGCACGGAAGAAAGCTTCGGGGTTAGCAATCGATATGATACATTTAAATGCTAATCCGGAAACTTTTTATGGAGAAAACGGACTGGACCGTATTGTAGACGAACGGATGCAATTCGGCAGTTTAGGCTTCACAGAGCTAGATACCCATTCTATACTATTTGTTTTTCCTGGTATTGAAGGAGAAAAAACATATATCGGCAGAATTCGGGGCGAAGAAAAAAAAGGGTTTGCCTATCGAAGTCATCCGGTCAAAGCCGGACTAAAGCAAGATTACAGTTTGAGCTTCGGTTTTAATCAAACTAAAAATTTCCCTGATTTAGTAGAAGTGATTTGGAAACAAGCATGGAACAGATATAATCCGGCTGTACATAAAATTAACATACAGGACGCTTATAAAGCAAGCATTGAAGTTCTGGATACCTATTTACTAAATCTGAATGGTGCCCCGGGCTGGCCCTTTTCCATTTATCTACCCAACGGTATAGCACGAGCTTACAACTATCAAATGGGATTTATCGGGTTCCAAATTTCAAATGCTTATTTTCTACTTAAAAAAGGGTTAGAAAGCAACAATAAAGAATTTGTGCGCAAGGCATCAGAAGTTATCGACTTCTGGGTAAATAACTCTCAGAAAAAAAGCGGATTGGTAAAAACCTGGGCAGATGCCTACGTTGATAGAAAGGTTACATGGCGCGACTATGACACTTATATGCGTGTAACAGCAGGAGGCATGGAAGGAATAATAGGTGCATGGAATAGCATGAAAAAACGAGGTATCGATAAGCCGGACTGGTTGAATTATTGTAAACGATATGCCGACTGGCTGGTACGGAACCAAGAAGAAGACGGGAGCTTTTATATCCGGTACGACTGGAAAACGGAAAAACCGAATCACGATAGCAAATATACAACCACCAACATTATCCGGTTTCTAGTAGAGCTTTATTCGGTTACTCGTGACAAACGGTATTTAGACGCAGCCCTGAAAGCCGGGAATTTTAGCTATAATTTCATTCATCATGACTATTTATATGTCGGCGGAGTAATCGATAATCCGAATGTCAAAGACAGAGAATCGGGGCAAATGGCAATCTATGCTTTTCTAGCTCTTTACGACGCTACAGGAGATAAAAAATGGAAAGAAGCCACCTTGCAAGCCGCCCGCTATACGGAAACGTTCATGTTCTCTTATCCTGTCCCGATGGCTATCAATGATACATTGACCGATTTCCCGAAACACAGGGATATTATCGGACAAACACTGATCGCAACCGGACATTCCGCTATTGACAACGGATTAGCTTTTTCTTCTTTCCAATATTACCGATTGTATCTTCTGACCCAGGATAAACATTTCCTGCACGTAGCCAGATTAATCCAAAACAATACACTCGACATTATGGATCTGGATAGCAAAATGGGCTATCGTTATAGAGGACTATTGACAGAATGTTTCAACCCTCAAGCAAACCGTGGACATAGTGTACGGCAGCAATTACCATGGAATCAAGCCTCTATATTAGAACCGATGCATCGCTTCCTGGATGCATTCGGAGAATGGGATATAGATATTATCGAGCAATGGCCTTTCGAAAAACGGTTGAAAATGATAGATAAGTATGCAGAAACACAAGGTTTGGAACGAGAATAA
- a CDS encoding ABC transporter permease, with protein MKTIIRNFLSVLKRFKLATFLNILGLSVAFSAFIILIMQVNFDRGFDQFHKNANRIFRVERVGENNSSAVLSRPLIDAIIQSSPHIVEGALIDPWEWTVSFTIEQNGGGDLYKEQICKIYPSYLSVFDFHLLEGTSKALDEPGKVLLPESMARKIFGKKTAIGNVLKEDNRTWTVGGVYKDFPKNSIVKNIMYTSMGEKENLNSWESSNYHLYLLLDDPAAKEDIIPNFVDHFDFSKAGWEEQRDNFSLRLTHLPDIYYDHTIEYDSIPGKGSRQTVALLSLIAFLIVIIGGINFTNFSTALTPLRIKSINTQKVLGASDDILRFSLLLEAVIISLLSWLISLAIVWGLSRTSFPSLLDADMGLVNNLPLVLFSGALALVVGGLAGLYPAFYITSFTPALVLKGSFGLTSSGRKLRNVLISVQFIASIALIIGASFMYLQNYAMVNTPLGFDKDQVVIVKLNSNLFNQRDAYVNKLKSYAGIEDVSFAEAVLSGSDDYMGWGRQYNGKGISYKCIPVHVSFLRVMGIQVKEGRDFRNEDESTKYGAYIFNQKAQDEYKLVIGDKIDGAEIVGIMPNIQFASFRQDMQPLALYVWGTNNWGTEARVSYVKIKTGVNIREAVKHIRNTLTEMDDVYPFEITFYDQVLDNLYKKENNLSALITLFGALAVFISMVGVFGLVVFESQYRRKEIGVRKINGATTTGILILFNKTYIRILGVCFIIASPISYYLIYRWLENFAYRTPIYWWVFLLAFVIVLFITVITVTYQNWRAANENPVNSIKNE; from the coding sequence ATGAAAACAATCATAAGAAATTTTTTGAGTGTATTGAAGCGTTTTAAGCTGGCTACTTTCCTTAATATATTGGGATTGAGCGTTGCTTTTTCCGCTTTTATCATTCTGATAATGCAAGTGAATTTCGACCGGGGATTCGATCAGTTCCATAAAAACGCAAATCGTATTTTCCGGGTGGAACGGGTGGGTGAGAATAATTCTTCCGCTGTGTTATCTCGCCCGTTAATAGATGCCATCATCCAATCGTCGCCCCATATCGTAGAAGGGGCGTTGATAGACCCGTGGGAATGGACAGTTTCTTTTACTATAGAACAAAATGGGGGAGGAGATCTCTATAAAGAACAGATCTGTAAAATCTATCCTTCTTATCTTTCCGTATTCGATTTCCATCTATTGGAAGGGACTTCTAAAGCTCTGGATGAGCCGGGAAAAGTGTTGTTGCCTGAAAGTATGGCACGTAAAATATTCGGAAAGAAAACGGCTATAGGAAATGTATTGAAAGAGGATAACCGGACATGGACGGTAGGAGGGGTATACAAAGATTTTCCCAAGAATAGTATTGTGAAAAATATTATGTATACTTCCATGGGAGAAAAAGAAAATTTAAACAGTTGGGAAAGTTCTAACTATCATCTTTATTTGTTACTTGACGATCCGGCTGCAAAAGAAGATATTATTCCTAATTTTGTAGACCATTTTGATTTTTCGAAGGCCGGATGGGAGGAACAAAGGGATAATTTCTCTTTACGTTTGACTCATTTACCGGATATATATTACGACCATACGATTGAATATGATTCTATTCCCGGGAAAGGTAGCCGGCAGACGGTAGCTTTATTATCGCTCATTGCTTTTCTGATTGTGATCATAGGGGGAATTAATTTTACTAATTTTTCTACGGCTCTTACCCCGTTACGTATTAAAAGCATTAATACGCAGAAGGTATTAGGAGCTTCCGACGACATATTGCGTTTTTCGTTACTGCTCGAAGCTGTCATTATCAGTTTATTATCATGGTTGATTTCCTTGGCTATTGTTTGGGGATTGTCGCGTACTTCATTTCCTTCGTTGCTGGATGCGGATATGGGTTTGGTAAATAATCTGCCTCTCGTGCTTTTTTCTGGTGCATTGGCGTTGGTGGTAGGTGGCTTGGCTGGTCTCTATCCGGCTTTTTATATCACCTCCTTTACTCCTGCCTTGGTGCTGAAGGGTTCTTTCGGGTTGACCTCCAGCGGACGTAAACTGCGAAATGTATTGATTAGTGTCCAGTTTATAGCTTCTATTGCTTTGATTATCGGGGCAAGTTTTATGTATTTGCAAAATTATGCGATGGTAAATACGCCTTTGGGATTCGATAAAGATCAGGTAGTTATTGTTAAACTGAATAGTAACCTGTTTAATCAGCGGGATGCGTATGTAAATAAATTGAAATCTTATGCGGGAATAGAAGACGTCTCCTTTGCAGAAGCTGTCCTGTCCGGTTCTGATGATTATATGGGATGGGGACGGCAGTATAATGGCAAGGGTATAAGTTACAAGTGCATTCCCGTACATGTTTCTTTTCTCCGGGTAATGGGTATCCAGGTAAAGGAAGGGCGTGACTTCCGTAATGAAGATGAATCGACCAAATACGGGGCTTATATTTTTAATCAAAAAGCACAAGATGAATATAAGCTTGTAATTGGTGATAAAATAGACGGTGCTGAAATTGTAGGAATTATGCCGAATATACAATTCGCTTCTTTCCGCCAGGATATGCAACCTTTGGCATTGTATGTATGGGGTACGAATAATTGGGGTACTGAAGCACGGGTTTCGTATGTCAAGATAAAAACAGGCGTTAACATCCGGGAAGCAGTAAAACATATCCGCAACACTCTTACTGAAATGGATGATGTTTATCCTTTTGAAATCACTTTTTACGACCAGGTGCTCGATAATTTGTATAAAAAGGAAAACAATTTAAGTGCGTTGATTACTTTGTTTGGAGCGTTGGCCGTGTTTATTTCCATGGTGGGAGTATTCGGTTTAGTTGTTTTTGAGTCGCAATATCGAAGAAAGGAAATCGGCGTTCGTAAAATTAATGGGGCTACAACTACCGGAATCCTTATCCTGTTTAATAAAACTTATATTCGTATTTTAGGGGTATGTTTTATTATTGCCAGTCCTATTTCTTATTACTTAATATATAGGTGGTTGGAAAATTTTGCCTATCGTACTCCGATTTATTGGTGGGTATTCCTTTTGGCATTTGTTATAGTTTTGTTTATCACTGTGATTACGGTTACTTACCAGAATTGGAGGGCTGCAAATGAAAATCCGGTGAATTCTATTAAAAATGAGTGA
- a CDS encoding hydrogenase maturation nickel metallochaperone HypA/HybF, which yields MHELSIAQSIVTLVEEQANFHHASVIEEVELEIGRLAGVELRTLEFALESAVKGTIMEKARIVRHYIDGEGFCCECERTFPQESLFSPCPYCGSWLINLMRGKELRVKSLVVK from the coding sequence ATGCATGAATTATCTATTGCCCAAAGTATTGTTACGCTTGTGGAAGAACAAGCTAACTTTCATCATGCTTCTGTGATTGAAGAAGTAGAGTTAGAAATAGGCCGTCTTGCCGGAGTAGAGTTGCGGACATTGGAGTTTGCCCTGGAAAGTGCTGTAAAAGGTACTATCATGGAAAAAGCCCGGATTGTACGGCATTATATCGACGGAGAGGGCTTTTGTTGTGAATGTGAAAGAACTTTTCCGCAAGAGAGTTTGTTCTCTCCATGTCCTTATTGCGGTTCGTGGCTGATTAACCTGATGCGGGGGAAAGAACTGCGAGTTAAATCGTTGGTAGTTAAATGA
- the nikR gene encoding nickel-responsive transcriptional regulator NikR, with protein MALKRFGVSLEDTLLSNLDQYVTENGFANRSQAIRFLVEKNVAEKKWQCNHIVAGTIIIMYDQTKKEIAFKIAEIQKSYQDVILSSTQYYLNKSFTLHIATVTGIALRLTELSDKLISIKGIKHGKLVMSRAD; from the coding sequence ATGGCTTTAAAACGTTTCGGCGTATCTCTCGAAGATACGTTATTAAGTAATCTGGATCAATATGTTACAGAAAATGGCTTTGCTAATCGTTCGCAAGCGATTCGTTTCTTGGTAGAAAAAAACGTAGCCGAGAAGAAATGGCAATGTAACCATATTGTTGCCGGAACTATTATTATCATGTACGACCAAACAAAAAAAGAAATCGCTTTTAAAATTGCGGAAATTCAAAAATCTTACCAAGACGTGATTCTTTCCTCTACCCAATATTATTTAAACAAAAGCTTTACGCTACATATTGCAACCGTTACAGGTATAGCTTTACGATTGACAGAACTATCAGACAAATTAATCTCTATAAAAGGTATCAAACATGGAAAATTAGTAATGAGCCGGGCTGATTAA
- a CDS encoding ABC transporter ATP-binding protein: MLRIENLSKSFRTDEVETIALNHVSLEVKDGEFVAIMGPSGCGKSTLLNILGLLDNPTEGSYYFMDKEVGHLKERERTQVRKGNIGFVFQSFNLIDELNVFENVELPLTYLNYKSSERKELVNTILKRMNIGHRSLHFPQQLSGGQQQRVAIARAVVAGPKLILADEPTGNLDSKNGTEVMTLLTDLNKEGTTIVMVTHSKHDASFAHRTVNLFDGSIVSSVTEYI, encoded by the coding sequence ATGCTAAGAATTGAAAATTTAAGTAAATCTTTCCGTACGGACGAAGTAGAGACGATTGCTTTGAACCATGTTTCCTTGGAAGTAAAAGACGGAGAATTTGTTGCTATTATGGGCCCTTCCGGCTGTGGAAAATCCACTTTGCTCAATATCCTGGGCTTATTAGATAACCCGACAGAAGGGAGTTACTATTTTATGGACAAAGAAGTGGGGCATTTGAAAGAACGTGAACGTACCCAAGTGCGCAAAGGAAACATAGGCTTTGTGTTTCAAAGTTTTAATTTGATAGACGAATTGAACGTCTTCGAAAACGTGGAGTTGCCACTTACTTATCTTAACTATAAATCTTCCGAAAGGAAAGAACTGGTTAATACGATTCTTAAAAGGATGAATATCGGTCATCGTTCCCTTCACTTTCCCCAACAATTGTCCGGTGGTCAGCAGCAACGCGTGGCGATAGCTCGTGCTGTGGTAGCAGGACCGAAACTGATTCTTGCCGATGAGCCTACCGGTAATCTCGACAGTAAAAACGGAACCGAAGTAATGACCCTCCTTACCGATCTGAATAAGGAAGGAACTACGATTGTGATGGTGACCCATTCCAAGCATGATGCTTCTTTTGCCCATCGTACCGTTAATCTTTTTGATGGAAGTATTGTTTCCTCTGTTACCGAATATATTTAA
- the hypB gene encoding hydrogenase nickel incorporation protein HypB translates to MCGTCGCSEHQHAHGHEEGHTHAYAHGHEHGQRGEHAQEQNAAVIPVEQDILVRNRLLAERNRGYFEAKNLFCLNLMSSPGSGKTTLLEETIRCLKDKCALYVIEGDQQTSNDANRIAALDVPVFQVNTGTGCHLEADMINHAVKHLNPENGGILFIENVGNLVCPAMFDLGEAEKVVIVSTTEGDDKPLKYPHIFREASVCIINKIDLAPYLDTKVEVLRENALKVNPRLRIFEVSAAKGDGMKAWCEWVMHK, encoded by the coding sequence ATGTGTGGAACTTGCGGATGCAGTGAGCATCAACACGCCCATGGCCACGAAGAAGGCCATACCCATGCCTATGCGCATGGACATGAACACGGGCAGCGGGGAGAGCATGCCCAGGAACAAAATGCAGCAGTTATCCCGGTGGAACAAGATATTCTGGTACGTAACCGTCTTCTGGCAGAACGGAACCGGGGATATTTCGAGGCAAAGAATCTGTTTTGCCTGAATTTGATGAGTTCCCCGGGCTCTGGCAAAACAACTTTACTGGAAGAAACCATCCGGTGCCTGAAAGATAAATGCGCGTTATATGTGATAGAAGGCGACCAGCAGACCTCGAACGATGCGAACCGCATTGCTGCGCTGGATGTGCCCGTATTCCAAGTAAATACCGGCACAGGATGCCATCTGGAAGCGGATATGATAAACCACGCGGTAAAACATCTGAACCCGGAAAATGGCGGGATTCTTTTTATTGAAAACGTAGGCAACCTGGTCTGTCCCGCCATGTTCGACTTAGGAGAAGCAGAAAAAGTAGTCATTGTAAGTACCACGGAGGGAGACGATAAACCGCTGAAATATCCTCATATTTTCCGGGAAGCCTCGGTCTGCATTATCAATAAGATCGACCTGGCTCCTTATCTGGACACGAAAGTGGAGGTGCTACGCGAAAATGCCTTAAAAGTAAACCCCCGTTTGCGGATCTTTGAAGTTTCGGCTGCCAAGGGAGATGGTATGAAAGCATGGTGCGAATGGGTGATGCATAAATAA
- a CDS encoding DUF4136 domain-containing protein — translation MKKLIPFLFAALLFASCQKDPDLDKLDNDFVVFTNYDKNTNFGVFSTYYVPDSVLLISSSAKAEYWTDANADQIINTFKAQMNARGYVYTDNKEDADLGLQISYIESTNYFYDYTGSPYWWWGYPGYWYPGYWGTGWGDWYYPYPVIYSYSVGSLLTEMVDLTKNPTPGSKEKLPVVWTAYMSGLLSGNSQFNMQLTVRAIEQAYAQSSYIKTSAK, via the coding sequence ATGAAAAAGTTAATTCCATTTTTGTTCGCGGCGTTATTGTTTGCATCTTGTCAGAAGGACCCTGATTTGGATAAACTAGACAATGACTTTGTAGTTTTTACGAATTATGACAAGAACACAAACTTTGGTGTATTCAGTACATATTATGTACCGGATAGTGTCTTGTTAATTTCCAGCAGTGCAAAGGCTGAATATTGGACTGACGCCAATGCTGATCAAATTATTAACACCTTCAAAGCTCAAATGAATGCAAGAGGGTATGTCTACACAGATAATAAGGAAGATGCAGATTTAGGATTGCAAATTTCTTATATTGAAAGCACGAATTATTTCTATGATTATACAGGTTCTCCCTACTGGTGGTGGGGATATCCGGGATACTGGTATCCAGGTTACTGGGGAACAGGTTGGGGAGACTGGTACTATCCTTATCCTGTAATATACAGCTATAGTGTAGGTTCACTTTTAACAGAAATGGTTGATTTAACCAAAAACCCGACTCCCGGAAGCAAAGAAAAACTTCCTGTTGTATGGACAGCTTATATGAGTGGATTACTTTCCGGAAACTCACAATTTAATATGCAATTAACAGTTCGTGCCATAGAACAAGCTTATGCACAATCTTCTTATATTAAAACTTCAGCAAAATAA
- a CDS encoding TonB-dependent receptor plug domain-containing protein yields MKNRLLIFIALLAGTTRMSIKAESLDSIIPLKTVVVSANKIQVNRNSVPLSISVINRDQIEASSESALLPVLSQRVPGLFVTQKGITGFGVSEGAAGTVNIRGVGQGNKVLMLFDGQPQWAGIFGHALPDTYVASDVEKVEVIRGPGSLLYGSNAMGGVVNIITRRHDQPGRRTQARIMYGSYNTQKYMINNGYNIGNFTSFISVNHDRTDGHRPDSKFHITNGFANLGYKFNDHYKINGNLSLAKFKNQNPGKTNDPIFDNIMNVTRGTTSLGVENNYQKTSGALRLFYNWGDHKINDGYHTGKQPKTTLFRSDDHNYGLLLYQSFRLIQGNSFTVGLDYKNWGGHAWNDNIQSGDKANDIIDKKIDETAGYAIMQQDLFNMLSLNAGVRYEHNSSFGGEWIPQAGIAFRPFTGNAIKASLSKGFRSPNLRELYMYGSKNPDLKPENMMNYELSIGQYWLDGKLFTELTAFYIDGKDMIQAIPVDGKDKNMNTGSFTNKGIEFELTYQPLNQLSFDANYSYLHTSKPLIAAPEHKAYFDITYSPGRFVFNVNVQSIFDLYINTNTKKKEDYTLLNAKAMYRFGTRDRGFNLFVKGENLTATRYSINEGFPMPKAIVMGGIDITF; encoded by the coding sequence ATGAAGAACAGATTATTGATTTTTATTGCATTATTAGCAGGAACAACCCGTATGAGTATAAAAGCCGAAAGTCTGGACAGTATTATACCACTTAAGACTGTAGTAGTTTCCGCTAATAAAATCCAAGTCAATCGGAATAGTGTTCCTCTTTCTATTTCCGTAATTAATCGGGATCAAATAGAAGCAAGTAGCGAATCTGCCCTGCTTCCGGTACTTTCCCAACGTGTTCCGGGACTTTTTGTAACACAAAAAGGCATTACCGGATTCGGAGTTTCGGAAGGAGCAGCCGGAACAGTCAATATCCGGGGAGTAGGCCAAGGAAATAAAGTTTTGATGTTATTCGACGGACAACCCCAATGGGCAGGGATTTTCGGTCATGCACTTCCGGATACCTATGTCGCATCCGATGTAGAAAAGGTAGAAGTGATCCGTGGTCCCGGTTCCTTGTTATATGGTTCAAATGCGATGGGAGGCGTAGTAAATATCATTACGCGCCGACATGACCAACCCGGCAGGAGAACACAAGCCAGAATCATGTACGGATCATACAATACCCAAAAATACATGATTAATAATGGATATAATATTGGGAACTTTACTAGCTTTATTTCCGTTAACCATGACCGAACAGATGGGCACCGTCCCGATTCAAAATTCCATATCACCAACGGTTTTGCAAACTTAGGATACAAATTTAATGATCATTATAAGATAAATGGAAATTTAAGCCTCGCCAAGTTTAAAAACCAAAACCCGGGAAAAACCAACGATCCTATTTTTGATAACATTATGAATGTTACCCGGGGAACTACTTCTTTGGGGGTAGAAAACAATTATCAAAAAACCAGTGGAGCGTTACGATTATTTTATAACTGGGGTGACCATAAAATTAATGATGGCTATCATACCGGAAAACAACCGAAAACGACTCTTTTCCGTTCAGATGACCATAATTATGGGTTATTGCTCTATCAATCATTTCGGTTAATACAAGGAAATAGTTTTACCGTAGGACTAGACTATAAAAATTGGGGAGGCCACGCATGGAACGATAATATACAAAGCGGAGACAAAGCAAACGATATCATCGACAAGAAAATAGACGAAACAGCAGGCTATGCTATTATGCAACAAGACCTTTTCAATATGTTAAGTTTAAATGCCGGTGTCCGGTACGAGCATAATAGCTCCTTCGGAGGAGAGTGGATCCCTCAAGCAGGAATTGCTTTCCGCCCATTTACAGGAAATGCTATCAAGGCCTCTCTATCCAAAGGATTTAGAAGCCCTAACTTACGGGAACTTTACATGTATGGGTCCAAAAACCCGGATTTAAAACCGGAAAACATGATGAATTATGAATTATCCATCGGGCAGTATTGGTTAGATGGAAAGCTGTTTACAGAACTTACTGCTTTTTATATCGATGGAAAAGATATGATACAAGCGATTCCCGTAGATGGGAAAGATAAAAATATGAATACAGGAAGCTTTACGAATAAAGGAATCGAATTTGAACTCACCTACCAGCCTTTAAACCAGTTATCTTTCGATGCCAATTATAGCTATTTACATACCAGCAAGCCTCTTATAGCAGCACCCGAACATAAAGCATATTTTGACATCACATATTCTCCGGGACGTTTTGTATTCAATGTAAATGTTCAATCTATCTTTGATTTATATATCAATACCAATACAAAAAAGAAAGAAGATTACACTTTACTTAATGCTAAAGCGATGTATCGTTTCGGGACACGAGACAGAGGATTTAATCTTTTTGTAAAAGGAGAAAATCTTACGGCTACCCGGTACTCGATAAATGAAGGATTTCCCATGCCTAAAGCCATTGTAATGGGAGGGATTGATATCACTTTCTAA